One genomic region from Epinephelus fuscoguttatus linkage group LG6, E.fuscoguttatus.final_Chr_v1 encodes:
- the LOC125889751 gene encoding transitional endoplasmic reticulum ATPase has translation MASGGESKNDDLATAILKQKNRPNRLIVDESINEDNSVVSLSQTKMDELQLFRGDTVLMKGKKRRETVCIVLSDDTCSDEKVRMNRVVRNNLRVRLGDVISIQPCPDVKYGKRIHVLPIDDTVEGITGNLFEVYLKPYFLEAYRPIRKGDIFLVRGGMRAVEFKVVETDPSPYCIVAPDTVIHCEGEPIRREDEEESLNEVGYDDIGGVRKQLAQIKEMVELPLRHPALFKAIGVKPPRGILLYGPPGTGKTLIARAVANETGAFFFLINGPEIMSKLAGESESNLRKAFEEAEKNAPAIIFIDELDAIAPKREKTHGEVERRIVSQLLTLMDGLKQRAHVIVMAATNRPNSIDPALRRFGRFDREVDIGIPDATGRLEILQIHTKNMKLADDVDLEQVANETHGHVGADLAALCSEAALQAIRKKMDLIDLEDETIDAEVMNSLAVTMDDFKWALSQSNPSALRETVVEVPNITWEDIGGLDDVKRELQELVQYPVEHPDKFLKFGMTPSKGVLFYGPPGCGKTLLAKAIANECQANFISIKGPELLTMWFGESEANVREIFDKARQAAPCVLFFDELDSIAKARGGNVGDGGGAADRVINQILTEMDGMSSKKNVFIIGATNRPDIIDPAILRPGRLDQLIYIPLPDEKSRMSILKANLRKSPISKDVDLDFLAKMTNGFSGADLTEICQRACKLAIRESIENEIRRERERQTNPSAMEVEEDDPVPEIRKDHFEEAMRFARRSVSDNDIRKYEMFAQTLQQSRGFGSFRFPSSAAGGSGPSHGTGGTGSNPVFNEDNDDDLYG, from the exons ATGGCCTCGGGAGGGGA ATCCAAAAATGATGATCTAGCCACTGCGATTCTGAAACAGAAGAACAGACCCAACAGACTGATTGTCGATGAATCCATCAATGAAGACAACAGtgtggtctctctctctcag ACCAAAATGGACGAGCTGCAGCTCTTCCGTGGAGACACAGTGCTGatgaaaggaaagaagaggCGGGAGACTGTGTGCATTGTGCTGTCTGACGACACCTGCTCCGATGAAAAGGTTCGCATGAACAGGGTGGTCCGCAACAATCTGAGGGTCCGGctgggtgatgtcatcag CATTCAGCCATGTCCTGATGTGAAGTACGGAAAGAGGATCCACGTCCTCCCAATAGATGACACAGTAGAAGGAATTACTGGAAATCTGTTTGAAGTCTACCTGAAGCCATACTTTCTTGAGGCTTACAGGCCAATCCGCAAAG GTGATATTTTCCTGGTCAGAGGAGGCATGCGTGCTGTGGAGTTCAAAGTGGTAGAGACCGACCCCTCTCCCTACTGTATTGTTGCTCCTGATACAGTCATTCACTGTGAAGGAGAGCCTATCAGGAGAGAG GATGAGGAAGAGTCCTTGAATGAGGTGGGTTATGATGACATTGGAGGGGTGAGGAAGCAGTTAGCTCAGATCAAAGAGATGGTGGAGCTGCCTCTGAGACACCCTGCACTGTTCAAGGCCATAGGAGTCAAG CCCCCACGTGGAATCTTGCTATATGGACCCCCTGGAACTGGAAAGACCTTGATCGCCAGAGCTGTAGCCAATGAAACTGGAGCTTTCTTCTTCCTGATCAATG GTCCTGAGATCATGAGTAAGCTGgcaggagagagtgagagtaaCCTGAGAAAGGCCTTCGAGGAAGCAGAGAAGAATGCTCCTGCCATCATCTTTATTGATGAGCTTGACGCAATTGCCCCTAAAAGGGAGAAG ACTCACGGAGAGGTGGAGAGGCGCATTGTTTCCCAGCTGCTGACTCTAATGGACGGCCTGAAACAGAGAGCTCATGTCATCGTCATGGCTGCCACCAACAGACCCAACAGCATTGACCCAGCCCTCAGGAGATTTG GGCGTTTTGATAGGGAAGTGGACATTGGCATCCCTGACGCCACAGGCAGACTGGAGATCCTCCAGATTCACACCAAGAACATGAAACTGGCTGACGATGTCGACTTAGAACAG GTAGCCAATGAAACCCATGGACACGTCGGTGCAGATCTGGCTGCTCTTTGCTCTGAGGCTGCCCTGCAGGCTATCAGGAAGAAGATGGACCTGATCGACCTTGAGGACGAGACCATTGATGCTGAAGTCATGAACTCACTTGCTGTCACTATGGATGACTTCAAG TGGGCCCTGAGCCAGAGCAACCCATCTGCACTGAGGGAGACGGTTGTCGAAGTTCCAAACATCACCTGGGAGGACATCGGAGGTCTGGATGATGTCAAGAGGGAGCTGCAGGAGTTGGTGCAG TACCCAGTGGAGCACCCAGACAAGTTCCTCAAGTTTGGCATGACCCCATCCAAGGGTGTGCTGTTCTATGGCCCCCCTGGTTGTGGTAAGACTCTGCTGGCCAAAGCCATCGCCAATGAGTGCCAGGCAAATTTCATCTCCATCAAAGGACCTGAGCTGCTCACCATGTGGTTTGGAGAGTCTGAGGCCAACGTCAGAGAGATCTTTGACAAG GCTCGTCAAGCAGCCCCATGCGTTCTCTTCTTTGATGAGCTGGACTCCATAGCTAAGGCCCGTGGCGGCAACGTGGGAGATGGTGGTGGAGCAGCCGACCGTGTCATCAACCAGATCCTGACCGAGATGGATGGAATGTCCAGCAAGAAGAACGTCTTCATCATCGGAGCCACAAACAGACCAGACATCATTGACCCTGCCATCCTGAGACCTGGCCGTCTGGATCAGCTCATCTACATCCCACTGCCCGATGAGAAGAGCAGGATGAGCATCCTGAAAGCCAACCTCCGCAAGAGCCCCATCAGCAAG GATGTGGACTTGGACTTCCTGGCAAAGATGACCAATGGCTTCTCTGGAGCAGATCTCACAGAGATCTGCCAGCGGGCGTGTAAGCTGGCCATCAGAGAGAGCATCGAAAATGAGATtcgcagagagagggagaggcagacCAACCCATCAGCTATG GAGGTGGAAGAGGATGATCCTGTGCCAGAGATTAGGAAGGACCACTTTGAGGAGGCAATGCGATTCGCCCGTCGCTCCGTCAGTGACAATGACATTCGCAAATACGAGATGTTCGCTCAGACACTGCAGCAGAGCCGTGGCTTTGGCAGCTTCAG GTTTCCCTCCAGTGCTGCAGGAGGCAGTGGTCCCAGTCATGGCACAGGAGGAACTGGCAGCAATCCAGTGTTCAACGAAGACAACGACGATGACCTTTATGGATAA
- the dnajb5 gene encoding dnaJ homolog subfamily B member 5 gives MGKDYYKTLGIPKGSNEEEIKKAYRRMALRFHPDKNKDPNAEEKFKEIAEAYEVLSDPKKRVVYDQLGEEGLRTGGSSSSGAPGSSTYHYTFHGDPHATFASFFGGSNPFDMFFGSNRSHSRSNGFSFHNDHDAEQDMDMDEDDPFAHIGRQFGFPTGMNNGFPGEGRRRRGVPSERLGTGRKHQDPPVVHELKVSLEEIFHGCTKRMKITRRRLNPDGRSMRTEDKILNIIIKKGWKEGTKITFPKEGDETPENIPADIAFVLKDKGHVHFKRDGSNIIFNCKISLKEALCGCTVSIPTLENRIISLPCHDIIKPGTVKRLRGEGLPFPKNPSQRGDLIVEFSVRFPDRIPPQSREIIRQHLPQS, from the exons ATGGGGAAAGACTACTACAAGACCCTGGGCATCCCCAAGGGCTCCAATGAGGAGGAGATCAAAAAGGCCTACCGGCGCATGGCACTGCGCTTCCACCCTGACAAGAACAAGGATCCCAACGCTGAGGAGAAGTTCAAGGAGATTGCAGAGGCCTATGAGGTGCTCAGCGACCCCAAGAAGAGGGTGGTGTATGATCAGCTAGGAGAGGAAG gTTTGAGAACAGGAGGCAGCAGCTCTTCAGGTGCTCCTGGCAGCTCGACATACCACTACACCTTCCATGGAGACCCCCACGCCACTTTTGCCTCTTTCTTTGGCGGCTCCAACCCCTTCGACATGTTTTTTGGCTCCAACCGTAGCCACAGCCGCTCCAACGGTTTCTCCTTCCACAACGACCATGATGCAGAGCAGGACATGGACATGGATGAGGACGACCCCTTTGCTCATATCGGGAGACAGTTCGGCTTTCCGACGGGGATGAACAATGGCTTCCCAGGGGAGGGCcgcaggaggaggggggtgcCGTCAGAGCGCCTGGGTACCGGGCGAAAGCACCAGGACCCTCCGGTGGTCCACGAGCTGAAGGTCTCGCTGGAAGAGATCTTCCACGGCTGCACCAAGCGCATGAAGATCACCCGCCGCAGGCTGAACCCGGATGGGCGCAGcatgaggacagaggacaaGATCCTCAACATTATCATCAAGAAGGGCTGGAAGGAGGGGACCAAGATCACCTTCCCAAAGGAGGGGGACGAGACCCCGGAGAACATTCCTGCCGACATAGCCTTTGTACTTAAAGACAAAGGACACGTCCACTTCAAGAGAGACGGTTCCAATATCATTTTTAACTGCAAGATCAGTCTAAAAGAG gCGTTGTGTGGCTGTACAGTTAGCATTCCCACGCTGGAAAACCGCATCATCTCGCTCCCCTGTCATGACATCATCAAGCCAGGGACGGTGAAGCGGCTCAGAGGAGAAGGTCTGCCTTTCCCCAAGAACCCGTCACAACGCGGTGATCTCATCGTGGAGTTTTCTGTCCGATTTCCCGACAGGATCCCCCCTCAGTCCAGAGAGATTATCAGACAACACCTCCCCCAGTCTTAG
- the akr1a1a gene encoding aldo-keto reductase family 1 member A1-A, with translation MDSYPQLITVPSTRATPGPQGRNMSAFVTLSTGQRMPVVGLGTWKSTPGQVKQAVLAALDCGYRHIDCAAAYSNEQEVGEALAVRVGPGKALRREELFVTSKLWNTKHDPQDVEEACRTSLAHLGLSYLDLYLMHWPMAFQRGKELMPQRKDGSICYSDTHYRDTWAAMESLVDKGLVKAIGLSNFNARQVDDIISMARHTPVVNQVECHPYLSQVDLLSHCRSVAVCVTAYSPLGSGDRPWASPDEPSLLQDPRLGAIAQRYQRTPAQVILRWHVQRGVVCIPKSVTPSRIKQNLQVFDFSLSEDDMKVIESFNRNERFIVPTVERDGKRVWRDGEHPHFPFNDPY, from the exons ATGGACAGTTACCCTCAGCTGATCACTGTTCCATCTACCAGAGCGACTCCAG GTCCTCAGGGTCGAAACATGAGCGCCTTCGTGACTCTCTCCACAGGGCAGAGGATGCCTGTGGTCGGACTTGGCACATGGAAGAGCACTCCAGGACAG GTGAAGCAGGCAGTGCTGGCAGCCTTAGACTGTGGGTACAGACACATTGACTGTGCTGCTGCATACAGCAATGAACAGGAGGTGGGAGAGGCTCTGGCTGTCAGGGTCGGCCCTGGTAAG GCTCTGCGTCGTGAGGAGCTGTTTGTCACATCCAAACTGTGGAACACCAAACATGACCCGCAGGATGTTGAGGAAGCGTGCAGGACCAGTCTGGCCCACCTGGGTCTCTCCTATTTGGACCTGTACCTCATGCACTGGCCCATGGCATTTCA GCGGGGGAAGGAACTGATGCCTCAACGCAAAGATGGAAGTATTTGTTACTCCGACACACATTATAGAGATACTTGGGCAGCCATGGAGAGCCTAGTGGACAAAGGTCTGGTCAAAGCCATAGGACTGTCCAACTTCAATGCCAGACAggttgatgacatcatcagcatgGCCAGACACACACCTGTGGTCAACCAG GTGGAGTGCCATCCTTATTTGTCTCAAGTAGATCTCCTGTCTCACTGTCG GTCAGTGGCAGTTTGTGTGACAGCCTACAGTCCTCTGGGCAGCGGGGACAGACCCTGGGCCTCTCCTGATGAACCCAGTCTGCTGCAGGATCCTCGACTGGGAGCTATCGCCCAGAGATACCAGAGAACACCTGCCCAGGTCATACTGAG GTGGCATGTTCAGAGGGGTGTCGTGTGTATCCCTAAGAGTGTGACTCCCTCCAGGATCAAGCAGAACTTGCAGGTGTTTGACTTTTCTCTGTCAGAAGACGACATGAAGGTGATTGAATCCTTCAACCGCAACGAGCGCTTCATCGTCCCAACAGTCGAG AGAGACGGCAAAAGGGTGTGGAGAGATGGAGAACATCCTCATTTCCCCTTCAATGATCCTTACTGA